TGCCGCTTATTAAGCGGCTTTTTTTATAATTTATGGATTGGCAGATTCCTTACAAGTGGTCCAGCCGCCCGCCATCCACGCGCACCTCGGCGCCCTGCACGAAAGCCGCATCATCCGAGGCCAGGTAGGCGACCATGGCGGCCACGTCTTCGGGCTTGCCCACGTCGCTAGGGTTGATTTTTTCGACGCCTGACTTTACGTTGGGATTGTTCCAGAGCATGGGTGTGTCGATGGCGCCGGGTAGCACCACATTGGTACGGATGCCCTTGGGCTTACCCTCAATCACGGCCGAGCGCGTGAGCGAGAGCACCGCCGCCTTGGCCGCCGCGTAGGGCGCCACCAGCGCCTCGGTAGCGATGGCGTGGATGCTGGCCACGTTCACGATATTGCCGCCCGGCTTCATGTGCAGAAACGCCTGCTTGGTGAAGTAAAATGCCCCTAGCAAATCCACGCTCAGCACCCGCAGCCAGTCTTCGCCGTCGAGTTCTTCGAGGGGCTTGAACTGCATGAGGCCGGCGTTATTAATAATCACGTCGAGGCGACCAAACTTGGCTAGGGTAGCTTGCACGGTGGCGATTACCTGGTTTTCATCGGCCACGTTGCAGATGGTAGGCAGCACCTCGGGCGCGCCGAATTTTTGCACGTCGGGCGCGGCTTGGTCAAGATTGGTCTGGTTGATGTCGGCCAGCACGATGCGGGCGCCTTCCGAGGCTAGCCGCTTGGCGATGGCCAGGCCAATGCCGCTGGCGCCGCCGGTGATGATAACTACTTTATCCTGAAAGCGCATGAGTAGGGGAGGTGTAGCGCAGACTTTGCGAGTCCGCGCGTGAGGTGGTTGGAGTCGTGCATTACGCGGACTCGCAGAGTCCGCGCTACGCTTAATGGTTGTCTTGCAGCGGCGCGTTGGCGACGGCTACTGCGGGCTGGCTTTGAGCAGCCTGCGCAGTAGCTTGCTGCTGCTTGGCCCAGGCGTCGTTGCTTTCCTGAGGCATCACGAGCGGTATTTGCAGGCAGGCCGTTTGGGTAGGCAGCACCTGCCGCCACTGGCTGATAAGCTTTTTATACGCCTCACCTACCGGCCGGATATTGCGGTTCAAGTCGTACAGGCCTAGCGGGTTCAGGTTGCCGTTGCTTTCGCGCAGGGCCGTATCCCAGTCTACCTGGTCGGTGAGCGAGTACCACGTAAAGCCCACGATGGGCACACCGTCGTTGCGCACGCGCAGCACGTTGGCCCATTCCTTCCAGAGCCAGTTCACGGCCTCGTCGCCCTCGGGACCCTGCCAGCGGTTGGTTTCGGTGTGCATTACGGGCAGTTGGTAGCGGTCGTGGTACTGGGTGGTAATGACGTGGTAGCCAAATATTTCGCCCGATGCCGTGGTGCTGCCGTCGGGCCGCACGCGGTGCTCATTGGTCCAGTAATAATCATTGCCCATGATGCACTGGTGCTTCAGATTATTATCCAGAAAGAAGTGGTATTCCTCGCGCGTCATGCCACTATCCATCAGGTACTCATACATATCCGAATCCACGCGGCGGCCGTAGTTCAGGTCCAGCGACAGAAAGCGCTTGGCATTCAATACCTCCGCGGGCTTGATAGCCTCGGGGTTGGAAGCGTGGAAATACTCGCTCGACTCACTCTGAATAAACAGCGCATCGGGCCGCACGGCCAGGATGGCGTGCATGGCCAGTACGTTGGCCTTCACAATGTACTTGAGGGCCGTCACGAACGCTTGGTCGCTGCTCAGCTGCTCGTTCCACCACCCGTAAAGGGCCGAAAATTCGGCGCAGATGTACATCTCATTCACCGGCGTGTAGAGCTGCACCCACGGAAATCGCCGGGCAAAATCGCCGGCGTATTGCCCAAACAGCGCCGGAAAATCGGGATTTTGAAAATTGCCCAGCCAGTCGGGCACCCCGAAGTGGCACAAGTCCACGATGGGCATAATGTTGCGCTTCAGCAAGTCGCCAAACGTGGCATCGGCAAAGTCCCAGTTGTATCTGCCCGGCCCTAGCCAGGTAGTGTGAATGGGCGGGCCGTAGCGCAGGTACTCGATGCCCAGCTCCTGCACCAGCTCAAAATCCTTCTGCCAAAACTTGTAGTGGCCGCATTTTTCCATCTCATCCTGGCGCACTTTGCCGTTTTGGATGGTGGGATAACTGTTTTCGATGCCGGTAGCGAAAAGAAATTGGGAAGCAGCCATGCGAGAGGAAAAGAGTGGGCTAGGGTAGGGCACTGGCACTACCTACAAGTAAGTGAATTATTTTTTAGCACTACGGAAAACCTCGAAAAAAAGGCGCTTTCTTTTGGGCGTGAAGTATTTATGAAGCATTTGCAAATTGATTTACCAGCTTAAGTCAGGGCTACCCAGCGTCGACCACCAGAGCGGGCAGCAACTCGCCAGCCCCGCCATTCCGCAGCTGCACCACCACTTCGGCGACAGCGCCAAGGTGACGCTCACCGGCACTGCGCTAGGCAGCGTGTTGAAGCAGTGCCGGCCGAAACAACCCGCTGCCTGCTAGCGGTTAAGCCCGACCCAGGCGCCCAGTGGCGGCCGGCGGGGCTTTTGGCTGAACAAAAAACCCGTTGGCGGGTGTTAAATTCGACCCCGGCGTCCGCCAGGGGCCATTCCTGCCTGCATGACTACCAACGAAATCAAAGCGCTTATCTCGCTGCTCGACGACCCGGAAATCGCTCCCCAGATTCAGGGCGAAATTCAGAATCTGGGTGAGGCTATCATTCCCTTTCTCGAAGAATCCTGGGAAGAAACCCTCGACCCCCAGCAGCAGCGTCGCCTCGAAGACCTTATTCATAATCTGCAATTTGAGGGCTTGCAGCAGCGCCTGCGGGTGTGGCGCGACTCGGGCGCCCAAGATTTGCTGGAAGGCATGTGGCTGCTGAATTCGTACCAATACCCCGATGCCGACTTACAGGCCCTGAACCGCGCCATTGAGCAGCTGCGCTTCGAGGCCTGGACGCTGCTGCGCCCCGAGATGCACCCCGCCGACCAGGTGCAGGTGCTCAACCACGTTATTTTTCGCAATCACAAGTTTGCCGCCAACACCCAGCACTTTCACTCGCCGGCCAACTCGATGCTGCACCGGGTGCTCGAAACCAAGCGTGGCAACCCCTTGTCGCTCTGCGTTATCTACCTGCTGGTGGCCCAGCGGCTCGACCTGCCGGTGTTTGGCGTGAACCTGCCCAACTTGTTTGTGCTGACCTATCAGCTCTACAAGGATGCCGACGCCAAGCCGGTGCTGCCCTTCTACATTAACTGCTACAACCGGGGTGTCATTCTGTCGAAGGCTGATATTGAGCACTACGTGGGCCAGCTCGGCATCACCTCGCAAGACAGCTTTTACGAGCCCTGCACCCACCTCGACATCGTGCGCCGCGCCATGCGCAACCTGCAAGTAGGCTTCGAAAAATTGCAGGAACCCGCTAAGGCCGAAGAAGTTGCCCAGCTGCTAGCCATCCTGCTGGAGCAGGACGAGCCCGGCCCCGACACCGACGACGAAGAATAGCGCGAAGCTGCGGCTTCGCGCTGCGGCATTATCGTTTAATAAGGCAGCCGGCGGCGCGCTTGTCGGCCACGCCGGCGGCGCGGCCGGCCAGCACGTTGTCGAGCACCTGCTGCAAATAATGCTGCTGCACGCCGCTGGCTATCTGGGGATTATCATCAATAGCCCCCCGGTAGCGCACCGCGAAGCCCGAGCCCGCGGGCTGGAGTACCACGGCCTCGGTGGTTTTTGACACGCCCAGGGCGGCGCTGGCGGCGCCCTCATCGGTGAAGGTGGCTAGCGAGCCGCCGCCGGCACCTTCGGCCGTGTCGAGGTTGATGGGCACGTTGACGAACATAAACTGCACGCCCCGGCCGCTGTAGGCACTGCTGAGGGCCGCCAGGCGCTCCTGATAGAGGCGGGTGTAGGCGCAGGCCGGGTTCATAAACACCACAACCACTGCTTTTTGGCCGGCGAAGGCACTGAGCGAGGTGCTGCCACCGCCGGTTTTTTGCACCGTAAAATCACCCACGGTCCCCTGGGCACGGGCAATGCCTACCGTAACGGTGGCCAGCAACAGGGCCGCCGCGAGCAAGACCGGAAGTTTGCGAAAAGACATGGCTAGGGTAGAAAGAACCAAAAGAAATAAGCCGCGCGGGCCGCGCAAGAAGTACGTGAAAATTAGCAGCAATACGTGAGCACGTAGCCCGCCGCTGGCCGAAGATAACAAATCTGGTGCCGGGAACTCGTGCCGTTTAGTTGCAGCCGGGCGGGCAGCGTGCCAGGCAGGGGCCAGGTGCCCGCCGGCAGGTCGAGCAGCAGGGTTTCGCGGAAGATAAGGCCCCGCTGGCCGGCCAGCTTGTACAGCGTTTCCTTGGCGCTCCACAGCAGGCTGAACAGCTCCAGGGAAGGGCCGGCTTCGGGGCTGCCGGCTAGGGTAATAGTTTCACTGGCAGCTAGTTCCTCCTCATTAAGAAACTTGCGGGCAATGCGCCGGGCCTTGTCGCGCACCAGCTCTACGTCGATGCCCACGGCCGCACCGGGCGGGGCTAGCAGCGCCACCACCCACTCGCCCGAGTGCGACAGCGATACGGCGGGCAGTGCTGGCGGCCCTGCTAAAAAAGGTCGGCCGTTTTCATCGTTGCGCAGCATAGCTAGCGGTGCGCCGCGGGTGGCCAGCAGCAGCTGCACCAGCACCCGGCCGGCCAGCCACTGCGCCTGGCGCGGGCCATCGGCGCGGGCGGGCAGCAGGGGGGCGTAGGCCGCCGCCTCGGCCAGCTGGGGCCAGAGGGCGGCGGGCGTTTCGGTGAGGTGCCAGAGGCCCAGTAGCGGGCCGCTGGCTAGGGGCGTAATCGAATGAAGCGGCATAAACGGGCGAGCAGCGGCGAAGGTAGTACCGGCCCGCAGCCCGACCTTTGCGGCGGCCCGGCCCGGGCTGCTCCGTTTGCTATGCTCGCTACCACGCCCCCGCCTCGCCCCACCGCCACCCGCATCGGCACCCTGGCCGGGCACCGCGACGCGGTGTACGCGCTGGCCGGGCGGCCCGGCGCCGACCGGGTATTTTCGGGCAGCGCCGATGGCATGGTAGTGGCCTGGAACAGTGCCCGGCCCGATGCCGACGGTGAGCTGCTGGCCAGGGTCGAAAACTCGGTGTATGCCCTGCTGGAGCTGCCCACGCGCGGCCTGCTGCTGCTGGGGCACAATTTTCAGGGCGTGCAGGCGATTGATTTGCCGAGCAAAACCTTGGCCTTCGCCACGGCGCTGCCACCGGTCGCCATCTTCGAGATGGTGTATTCGCAGAGCCGCCAGCGCCTGTACTGCGCCCTCGGCGACGGCACGCTGGCCGTGCTGCGCGGCGACGACTTTCGGCTCGAAAACCTACTGCGAATCAGCGATAAGAGCCTGCGCTGCCTGGCTTTGCACGAGGAGCGGGGCGAGCTGGCCGTGGGTAGCTCCGACTGGAAGACGTATATTCTGGACCTCGACTCGCTGGCCATTAAAACCTCGCTGGTCGAGGCTACCAACTCCGTTTTTACGCTCGCTTACTCGCCCGATGGCCAGCATTTGCTGGCGGCTGGCCGCGATGCCCACCTGCGCCGCTACCTGGCTGCCGAAGGCTACCCGCTGCTGGATAGCGTAGTAGCCCACATGTATGCCATCAACTACTTGGCCTTCAGCGGTGATGGACGCTACCTGGCCAGCTGCTCCCTGGATAAAAGCATCAAGCTCTGGGACCCGGCCAGCCTCTCGCTGCTGCGGGTGCTGGATAGGGCGCGCGCGGCCGGCCACGGCACGTCGGTCAATAAGCTGGTTTGGCCGGGCGCGCAACACCGGTTAGTTTCGTGCAGCGATGACCGCAGCCTGGCAGTGTGGCAAATCTCAGTGAGCAGTGCACAATGAGCAGTGAACCGATGCGTTTGTGCTGCGACAATTGCTGGCGCGTGCTACTGGATTATGCTTATTACTCGCTGATTATCTGCTCATTGCTCACTGTTAATTATTGACTGAATTTATGAAAATTACCGCCCTCGATATTCGGCAGAAGACGTTTGAAAAGTCCTTTCGGGGCGTGGACAAGGACGAGGTGCAGGCCTTCCTCAGCATGGTGTCGCAGCAGTGGGAGCGCCTGGGCGACGAAAACCGCGAGCTGCGCCTCAAGCTGGACCACGCCCAGCAGGACGTGCAAAAGATGCGCGAAGTAGAATCGTCGCTCTACCGCACCCTCAAAACGGCCGAGGATACCGGCAACTCCATCACTGAGCAGGCCCAGCGCGATGCTGACCTGCGCCGCCGCGAGGCCCAGCTGCTGGCCGAGCAAACCCTCTCGGAAGCCCGCCAGCGCGCCCGCGCCATTGTGGAAGAAGCTTACCAAACGGCCGAAAAGACGGTGACCGACATGCAGAAGGAGGTCACCGGCCTCGGCCAGGAGTGCCAGCGCCTGGAGCAGCAGCTCGATACGCTGGTGCGCGACCTGCACCATCTCGCCTCCGATGCCCTCGAAAAAGTGGAGCGCGCCCGCGCCCGCCCCAAAAATGCCCCGGCGGCCATCCTTTCGCGGGCAGCGAGCGTACAGGTAAAGCGGCTGGCCGACGCGCCGGCGCCCGAACCTAGTCCCGCTCCCGCCATGAACGTTTCCACCGTCCCCGCCCGCTCTTCGGCCGCTGCCGTAGCGCCCCCGCTCGCCGCTGCTTTGGCCCCGGAGCCGGCCAGCCACCCCGCCGCGCCGGCCGCTAGCCCTGCGGCCGCGCCCCAGGGCTACAACCCCAAGCCCGGCCAGCAGCCCGACCCCGGCCAGTCGCCTACCCCCGACATCGAGCGCCCGCAGGCCCCGGCCGAAAACCCCGGCATCGCGCCCGCCCCGCGCATCGACCAGCCCGGCCCCGAAACCGTGCCCCAGCCGCCCGCGCCCTACGTGGAGCCCAGCCGCCCCGAGATTTCGCCCATCGGTCCCAGCCGCCCCGAAATTCAGCAGCCCGAGCCCATGACGCACCCCGGCATGGCCGCTAGCCCGGCCCAGCCCGAGCCGGTAGGAGAGAAGTCGTTTTTTGACGAAATCTAAACCAAGAATTCGTTAGATTATTCAGGTATTGTCGCCATAATTTGCTGCGCGCTAAAGGGCTGCCCACCGGGCAGCCCTTTACTTTTGCGGCCTGCTACGACCGGCTTCGGCACCCGAATCCGACAAATCCGCGGTTCAGACAAACTACTTATGGGACAGATTGCACTCGAAGGTTTAGAGTTTTTTGCCTTCCACGGCTACTACGACGAAGAGCAGAAAATCGGCAATAAATACGGCATAGACCTGCACCTCAAAACCGACCTGCACGCCGCCGGCGCCTCCGACAAGCTGGCCGAAACCGTCAACTACGAGGTGCTCTACCGCGTGACGCTCGAAGAGATGCAACGCCCGGCCCGGCTGCTCGAACACCTCGCGCACCGCATCCTCGACCGCGTGATGCAGGAGTTTCCGCAGGTGCGGCGGGCGCAGGTGAGCGTGTCAAAATTCAACCCGCCGCTCGGAGGCATCTGCCATCGGGCACGCGTCACGCTGGTGCGCAAGCGCGGCCAGGGCCAGCAGCAGTAGGTTGCTTGAAAAATAATCAGCCTGACTATTAGCGAATTGCCTCTTTATACGATTTATTTCGTACATTGCTTTTGTAAGTACGAAGTCTCTCGTATAACCTTTGACCTACGAATTATTTCGTACGGAACCTTTCGCCCCGCTAGCCATGCCTAAAGCGCCCCCCAAACCTACCGATTCGGAACTGGAGATTTTGCAGGTGCTCTGGCAACACGGCCCGGCTACCGTGCGCACCGTGAACGAGCAGCTAAGCCAGCGCCGTGAGGTAGGCTACACCACTACTCTCAAAATCATGCAGTTGATGCTGGAAAAAGGCCTGGTGAGCCGCGACGATGAAGGCCGCAGCCACGTGTACCGGGCCGCCGTGCGCGAGCACGACACCCAGGGACTGCTGCTCGACAAGTTTATGGCGGCCACCTTCGGCGGCTCGGCCCTGAAGCTGGTGATGCAGGCCCTGGGCAACCGTAAGACCTCGGCCGACGAGCTGGCCCAGATTCGCCGCCTGCTCAATGATATTGAGATTCAGAATGCTAACCCTTCAACCCCTGCTACTGATGACGACGCTCCCGCTGCTTAGAGAAGTTTTGTCGCCCGCACTGGTGCGGGCGCTGGGCTACGCGCTACTGCACTCGGTGTGGCAGGGTGGGGTGCTAGCCCTGTTGCTGGCGGGCGTGCTGCCGCTGCTGCGCCGCCAGCGCGCCGAGGTGCGCTACGCGGCTTCGGCCGGGGCGCTGGCCAGCCTGGTGCTGGTAGTGAGCCTCACGTTTGGCTTTTACTACCAAAGCTCGCCCGTGCCAGTAGTGGCGGGGGTAGAGGTGGCCAGCCCTGCTTTGACTACCGTAGCCGCGCCGGCTAGCCTGGCTGCGGCGCTTACCGAGCCAGTGGCAACCGCCAGCGCTATGGCGCCCGGCACTCCGCTTACGTTGCTACGAGCCAATGCCCACCGACTCGAAGCCTACCTGCCACTGGTAGTAATAGCCTGGCTAGTAGGCCTGGTGCTGATGAGTGGCCGCCTGGCCGGCGGCCTGCTCTATGCTAGCCGGCTGCGCCGCGCCGGTACCCAGGCACTGGGCGCCGAGTGGCAGCAGCGCCTAGCCACCCTAGCCAGCCGCGCCGGGGTGCGCCGGCCGGTGGCCTTGCTCGAATCGGCGCGGGTGGCCGGGCCGGTGGTGCTGGGGCATTTACGGCCGGTAATTCTGCTGCCGCTAGGGGCCGTGGCGGGCCTGAGCCCGGCCTTGCTCGAAGCCTTGCTAGCCCATGAGCTGGCGCACATTGTGCGCCGCGACTACCTGCTCAACCTGGGCCTGGCTGTGGCCGAAGTCCTGTTCTTCTACCATCCCGCCGTGTGGTTTATGGCCACCTGCCTGCGCGCCGAGCGCGAAA
The genomic region above belongs to Hymenobacter sp. BRD128 and contains:
- a CDS encoding SDR family NAD(P)-dependent oxidoreductase is translated as MRFQDKVVIITGGASGIGLAIAKRLASEGARIVLADINQTNLDQAAPDVQKFGAPEVLPTICNVADENQVIATVQATLAKFGRLDVIINNAGLMQFKPLEELDGEDWLRVLSVDLLGAFYFTKQAFLHMKPGGNIVNVASIHAIATEALVAPYAAAKAAVLSLTRSAVIEGKPKGIRTNVVLPGAIDTPMLWNNPNVKSGVEKINPSDVGKPEDVAAMVAYLASDDAAFVQGAEVRVDGGRLDHL
- a CDS encoding family 1 glycosylhydrolase, which produces MAASQFLFATGIENSYPTIQNGKVRQDEMEKCGHYKFWQKDFELVQELGIEYLRYGPPIHTTWLGPGRYNWDFADATFGDLLKRNIMPIVDLCHFGVPDWLGNFQNPDFPALFGQYAGDFARRFPWVQLYTPVNEMYICAEFSALYGWWNEQLSSDQAFVTALKYIVKANVLAMHAILAVRPDALFIQSESSEYFHASNPEAIKPAEVLNAKRFLSLDLNYGRRVDSDMYEYLMDSGMTREEYHFFLDNNLKHQCIMGNDYYWTNEHRVRPDGSTTASGEIFGYHVITTQYHDRYQLPVMHTETNRWQGPEGDEAVNWLWKEWANVLRVRNDGVPIVGFTWYSLTDQVDWDTALRESNGNLNPLGLYDLNRNIRPVGEAYKKLISQWRQVLPTQTACLQIPLVMPQESNDAWAKQQQATAQAAQSQPAVAVANAPLQDNH
- a CDS encoding transglutaminase-like domain-containing protein; amino-acid sequence: MTTNEIKALISLLDDPEIAPQIQGEIQNLGEAIIPFLEESWEETLDPQQQRRLEDLIHNLQFEGLQQRLRVWRDSGAQDLLEGMWLLNSYQYPDADLQALNRAIEQLRFEAWTLLRPEMHPADQVQVLNHVIFRNHKFAANTQHFHSPANSMLHRVLETKRGNPLSLCVIYLLVAQRLDLPVFGVNLPNLFVLTYQLYKDADAKPVLPFYINCYNRGVILSKADIEHYVGQLGITSQDSFYEPCTHLDIVRRAMRNLQVGFEKLQEPAKAEEVAQLLAILLEQDEPGPDTDDEE
- a CDS encoding redoxin domain-containing protein, coding for MSFRKLPVLLAAALLLATVTVGIARAQGTVGDFTVQKTGGGSTSLSAFAGQKAVVVVFMNPACAYTRLYQERLAALSSAYSGRGVQFMFVNVPINLDTAEGAGGGSLATFTDEGAASAALGVSKTTEAVVLQPAGSGFAVRYRGAIDDNPQIASGVQQHYLQQVLDNVLAGRAAGVADKRAAGCLIKR
- a CDS encoding 4'-phosphopantetheinyl transferase superfamily protein, producing MPLHSITPLASGPLLGLWHLTETPAALWPQLAEAAAYAPLLPARADGPRQAQWLAGRVLVQLLLATRGAPLAMLRNDENGRPFLAGPPALPAVSLSHSGEWVVALLAPPGAAVGIDVELVRDKARRIARKFLNEEELAASETITLAGSPEAGPSLELFSLLWSAKETLYKLAGQRGLIFRETLLLDLPAGTWPLPGTLPARLQLNGTSSRHQICYLRPAAGYVLTYCC
- a CDS encoding WD40 repeat domain-containing protein, whose product is MLATTPPPRPTATRIGTLAGHRDAVYALAGRPGADRVFSGSADGMVVAWNSARPDADGELLARVENSVYALLELPTRGLLLLGHNFQGVQAIDLPSKTLAFATALPPVAIFEMVYSQSRQRLYCALGDGTLAVLRGDDFRLENLLRISDKSLRCLALHEERGELAVGSSDWKTYILDLDSLAIKTSLVEATNSVFTLAYSPDGQHLLAAGRDAHLRRYLAAEGYPLLDSVVAHMYAINYLAFSGDGRYLASCSLDKSIKLWDPASLSLLRVLDRARAAGHGTSVNKLVWPGAQHRLVSCSDDRSLAVWQISVSSAQ
- a CDS encoding DivIVA domain-containing protein yields the protein MKITALDIRQKTFEKSFRGVDKDEVQAFLSMVSQQWERLGDENRELRLKLDHAQQDVQKMREVESSLYRTLKTAEDTGNSITEQAQRDADLRRREAQLLAEQTLSEARQRARAIVEEAYQTAEKTVTDMQKEVTGLGQECQRLEQQLDTLVRDLHHLASDALEKVERARARPKNAPAAILSRAASVQVKRLADAPAPEPSPAPAMNVSTVPARSSAAAVAPPLAAALAPEPASHPAAPAASPAAAPQGYNPKPGQQPDPGQSPTPDIERPQAPAENPGIAPAPRIDQPGPETVPQPPAPYVEPSRPEISPIGPSRPEIQQPEPMTHPGMAASPAQPEPVGEKSFFDEI
- the folB gene encoding dihydroneopterin aldolase is translated as MGQIALEGLEFFAFHGYYDEEQKIGNKYGIDLHLKTDLHAAGASDKLAETVNYEVLYRVTLEEMQRPARLLEHLAHRILDRVMQEFPQVRRAQVSVSKFNPPLGGICHRARVTLVRKRGQGQQQ
- a CDS encoding BlaI/MecI/CopY family transcriptional regulator, producing MPKAPPKPTDSELEILQVLWQHGPATVRTVNEQLSQRREVGYTTTLKIMQLMLEKGLVSRDDEGRSHVYRAAVREHDTQGLLLDKFMAATFGGSALKLVMQALGNRKTSADELAQIRRLLNDIEIQNANPSTPATDDDAPAA
- a CDS encoding M56 family metallopeptidase, which translates into the protein MSPALVRALGYALLHSVWQGGVLALLLAGVLPLLRRQRAEVRYAASAGALASLVLVVSLTFGFYYQSSPVPVVAGVEVASPALTTVAAPASLAAALTEPVATASAMAPGTPLTLLRANAHRLEAYLPLVVIAWLVGLVLMSGRLAGGLLYASRLRRAGTQALGAEWQQRLATLASRAGVRRPVALLESARVAGPVVLGHLRPVILLPLGAVAGLSPALLEALLAHELAHIVRRDYLLNLGLAVAEVLFFYHPAVWFMATCLRAERENCCDDQAAALCGGDDLRVARALAALAELEAFPTAAPRLALAAAGAAGRGGLLARVRRLALGRPQAPSMSERLLAGSLTLLGLLGLSTGVVLAARPTQTVPGQTAPADTARRRVAVAPPLPPVPPAPPTPDAPSLSKFSRKCAQKW